In one Solanum lycopersicum chromosome 11, SLM_r2.1 genomic region, the following are encoded:
- the LOC138339317 gene encoding uncharacterized protein gives MLKQLSINVPLVEALEQMPGYAKFKKDLVTKKRSVTFKDDDRMQHCSAMATRSLVQKKENPGAFPIPCTIGLLHFVKALCDLRASINIMPLSIYKKLGLGNPNPTMMQLLMTDRTVKRPIGILHDVLVKVESFIFPADFVILYCEANFEVTIILGRPFLATGRALVDMKKGQMKFRLNNEEVTFNICRSIRQSGEIQSVSAISYRVEESSEVQIEERLGVEALATVIMNFDGDGIDEYESLVAALDQGNVHFKLKKFELDMQHHESPPAKPSIEEAPKLELKPLPPHLRYVFLGKDDTLPVNITPYLNVHQVESLVKVLKRFKRAIVWTIVDILGSLPPSIEHKRSQNPPMKEVAKKEIIKWLDAGVIYPIADGSSVCPVQCLPKKRGMILVPNEKNDLVPMRPVTGWRVCMDYQKLNAWTEKDHFPMPFMDQMLDRLAEKGWYYFLDGYSGYNQISITPEDQEKTTFTCKYGTFAFKRMPFGLCNAPTFQRCMMLIFSDTVEDTIEVFMDNFSVVGDSFERSLSHLFEILKRVIVHTDHFALTYFMAKKYAKSRLIRWVLTLMAPKLDRVYARGRSKSLTPSA, from the exons atctctagtgcaaaagaaagaaaatccgGGTGCTTTccctattccttgtacaatcgggttattacattttgtgaaagcattatgtgatcttagggcaagcataaatatcatgcccctctcaatttacaagaaattgggtttgggtAACCCAAATCCCACTATGATGCAGCTACTGATGACCGATCGAACGGTAAAAAGGCCCATTGgtatactccacgatgtgctagtaaaagtggaatCCTTCATATTTCCGgccgattttgtgattctttatTGTGAGGCCAATTTTGAGGTGACAATTATTCTTGGGAGACCATTTCTTGCTACGGGTAGGGCCCTGGTTGATATgaaaaaggggcagatgaaattccggttgaataatgaagaagtgaccttcaacatttgtaggtccataaggcaaagtggtgagatccaatcggtatctgctatatcctacagaGTTGAAGAGTCATCTGAGGTACAAATTGAAGAGCGTCTGGGTGTAGAAGCATTGGCgacagtgatcatgaattttgatggtGATGGCATTGATGAATATGAGTCATTGGTCGCGGCACTTGATCAAGGCAATGTTCATTTTAAACTAAAGAAATTTGAGTTAGATATGCAACATCACGAATCTCCACCCGCGAAACCGTCTATTGAGGAagctccaaaattagaacttaagcctctaccacctcatttgaggtatgtattcttgggaaaaGATGATACTTTGCCGGTTAATATTACACCATATTTGAATGTgcatcaagttgagagtttggttaaagtgttaaaaaggttcaaaagagctattgtgTGGACTATTGTGGATatattgggatccctcccg ccaagtattgagcataAGAGAAGTCAAAATCCACCTATGAAAGAGGTAGcgaagaaggaaattattaagtGGTTAGATGCTGGAGTGATATATCCAATCGCTGATGGTAGTTcggtatgccctgttcagtgtTTACCTAAGAAAAGGGGAATGATTTtggtccccaatgagaaaaatgatcttgttccaatgagaccggtgaCTGgttggagggtgtgtatggattaccagaaattaaatgcatggactgaaaaagaccattttcctatgcccttcatggatcagatgttggataggcTTGCCGAAAAggggtggtactattttcttgatggttattcggggtataatcagatttctattacaccagaagatcaagagaaaaccacctttacttgtaaatatgggacctttgcgttcaaaAGAATGCcatttgggttgtgcaatgcacccacatttcagagatgtatgatgttgatattttccGATAcggtggaggacactattgaggtgtttatggataatttttctgtggttggtgactCATTTGAGCGGagtttgagtcatttgtttgAGATTCTTAAGAG ggttatagtgcatactgatcatTTTGCTTTGACATATTTCATGGCAAAGAAGTATGCAAAATcgaggttgattcgttgg GTACTAACACTTATGGCACCAAAGCTAGATCGTGTGTACGCACGAGGGCGCTCAAAGTCCCTTACCCCATCTGCCTGA